A region from the Colwellia sp. PAMC 21821 genome encodes:
- a CDS encoding DUF1461 domain-containing protein has translation MFKPLFIRQFIWCIFALTLLIFSLGISWQASKATNFLYGFWYSTLQINEVISTNVPKNTQGKRDFPISDIKLHATKFADIVQSIHKHGDGLAEISYVNEQAEIQKLLTKSEVQHLQDVANLLDKVGYIWWINLIFMLSFLLLYFSKLKLLSVSSIRRMPTGKQKLASLICLVFLVVSMLGVWGFTQIFYYLHTVIFPGDHQWFFYYEESLMSTLMKAPDIFAAIAGQLLLVALIVAGIIDAALSRYQIKS, from the coding sequence ATGTTTAAACCGCTATTCATTCGACAATTTATTTGGTGTATTTTTGCTTTAACATTACTCATTTTTTCTTTAGGTATAAGTTGGCAAGCGAGTAAAGCAACTAACTTTTTATACGGCTTTTGGTATTCCACATTACAAATTAATGAGGTGATTAGCACTAATGTGCCTAAGAATACCCAAGGTAAACGTGACTTTCCGATCAGTGATATTAAATTACATGCAACAAAGTTTGCCGATATTGTTCAATCTATTCACAAACACGGTGATGGTTTAGCCGAAATAAGTTATGTGAACGAACAGGCTGAAATACAAAAGCTGTTAACTAAAAGTGAAGTTCAGCACTTACAAGATGTTGCTAATTTACTCGATAAAGTTGGATATATTTGGTGGATAAATTTAATTTTCATGCTTAGTTTTTTACTATTATATTTTAGTAAGTTAAAGCTATTAAGTGTGAGTTCAATAAGGCGAATGCCAACAGGAAAACAAAAGTTAGCATCGTTAATTTGTTTGGTTTTTTTGGTAGTTTCTATGCTGGGAGTATGGGGCTTTACACAGATATTCTATTATCTGCACACGGTGATATTTCCTGGCGATCATCAGTGGTTTTTTTATTACGAAGAGTCGCTGATGTCAACTTTAATGAAAGCGCCCGATATTTTTGCTGCCATTGCCGGTCAGTTACTTTTAGTCGCTTTGATAGTAGCCGGAATTATTGATGCTGCTTTAAGTCGTTACCAAATTAAAAGCTAA